From one Streptomyces sp. Q6 genomic stretch:
- a CDS encoding response regulator transcription factor: MSGPAAGAGAGRPPARVVVVDDQTVVREGIVMLLGLLPGIEVVGAGGDGEEAVALVAELAPDVVLMDLRMPRCDGVEATRRIRAEYPGTQVVILTTYADDESLFPALTAGARGYLTKDAGGDEIVRAVSDVLSGDAGLAPSIQRRLLERLAQPVAADPGPKEPPDGMTAREAEVLVLIADGLTNQEIARTLHVSTATVKTHINNLFAKAGLKDRAQAVRYAYGHGLARPPGTSVT, from the coding sequence ATGAGCGGGCCCGCCGCGGGGGCGGGCGCGGGGCGGCCCCCGGCCCGCGTGGTGGTGGTCGACGACCAGACGGTGGTGCGCGAGGGCATCGTGATGCTGCTCGGGCTGCTGCCCGGGATCGAGGTCGTGGGAGCGGGGGGAGACGGCGAGGAAGCGGTCGCGCTCGTGGCCGAACTGGCCCCGGACGTCGTCCTGATGGACCTGCGCATGCCGCGCTGCGACGGAGTCGAGGCGACCAGACGGATCCGGGCGGAGTACCCGGGCACCCAGGTCGTCATCCTCACCACGTACGCGGACGACGAGTCGCTGTTCCCGGCTCTCACGGCCGGGGCGCGCGGATATCTGACCAAGGACGCGGGGGGTGACGAGATCGTGCGGGCGGTGTCCGACGTCCTGTCCGGGGACGCCGGGCTGGCGCCGAGCATCCAGCGGAGGTTGCTCGAGCGTCTGGCTCAGCCCGTGGCCGCGGATCCCGGTCCGAAAGAGCCGCCTGACGGGATGACGGCGAGGGAGGCCGAGGTCCTGGTGCTCATCGCCGACGGGCTGACCAACCAGGAGATCGCCCGCACACTCCACGTCTCGACCGCGACGGTGAAGACCCACATCAACAACCTGTTCGCGAAGGCCGGCCTCAAGGACCGTGCCCAGGCGGTCCGTTACGCCTACGGGCACGGGCTCGCGAGACCGCCGGGTACGTCCGTCACCTAG
- a CDS encoding cation acetate symporter gives MTGNHQTLALLLFSAFVAVTLGITTWVSRNRHGSAEEFYAGGRLFSPMENGFAIAGDYMSAASFLGISGLIALFGYDGLLYSVGFLVAWLVVLFLVAELVRNCGRFTLADVVASRMRERPVRIAAGTSSVTVSVLYLVAQMVGAGSLVALLLGGSSGAAQAWTVVGVGALMVIYVSLGGMRATTWIQIVKAVLLMGGTIALTVLVLARFHGDFDELLRTAAARSGHGSDFLVPGLKYGGSWTARFDFISLGLALVLGTAGLPHILSRFYTVPTARAARRSVIWSIGLIGSFYLMTIVLGFGAAAIVGSDAVRGSNAAGNTAVPLLALDLGGGADSTGGTVLFAIVAAIAFATILAVVAGITLASSASVAHDLYATLRKRGADAKQYSEVTVARVAAAGIGVLAIGLGLLARDLNVAFLVGLAFAVAASANLPVLLYSLFWRNFTTRGAVWSVYGGLVPALLLVVLSPVVSGSPTSLFPGVDFQYFPLENPGLVSIPLGFLAGWLGTVTSAEPPDEAKHAETEVRALTGAGAV, from the coding sequence GTGACCGGGAACCATCAGACTCTGGCGCTGTTGCTGTTCAGCGCGTTCGTGGCGGTCACGCTCGGGATCACGACGTGGGTGAGCCGCAACAGGCATGGTTCGGCGGAGGAGTTCTATGCGGGCGGACGATTGTTCTCACCTATGGAGAACGGTTTCGCCATTGCCGGTGACTACATGTCGGCCGCCTCCTTCCTCGGCATCTCCGGCCTGATCGCGCTCTTCGGCTACGACGGCCTGCTCTACTCCGTCGGCTTCCTCGTGGCCTGGCTGGTGGTGCTCTTCCTGGTCGCCGAACTGGTGCGCAACTGCGGCCGGTTCACGCTCGCCGACGTCGTGGCGTCCCGGATGCGGGAGCGTCCCGTACGCATCGCGGCGGGCACGTCCTCGGTCACCGTGTCCGTTCTCTACCTGGTGGCGCAGATGGTGGGGGCGGGCAGCCTGGTCGCGTTGCTGCTCGGCGGGTCGAGCGGCGCGGCGCAGGCATGGACCGTCGTCGGGGTCGGCGCGCTCATGGTCATCTACGTGTCGTTGGGAGGGATGCGGGCCACCACGTGGATCCAGATCGTGAAAGCGGTCCTGCTCATGGGCGGGACGATCGCCCTGACGGTGCTCGTCCTGGCGCGCTTCCACGGCGACTTCGACGAACTCCTGCGCACGGCCGCCGCGCGCAGTGGGCATGGCTCGGACTTCCTCGTGCCGGGTCTGAAGTACGGCGGGAGCTGGACCGCGCGCTTCGACTTCATCAGCCTGGGCCTGGCTCTCGTGCTCGGCACGGCCGGCCTTCCGCACATCCTGTCGCGCTTCTACACCGTGCCGACGGCGCGGGCCGCGCGCCGCTCCGTCATCTGGTCCATCGGGCTGATCGGCAGCTTCTACCTGATGACGATCGTGCTCGGATTCGGTGCCGCCGCCATCGTGGGCTCGGACGCCGTACGTGGGTCAAATGCCGCGGGGAACACGGCAGTTCCGCTGCTCGCGCTCGACTTGGGCGGCGGCGCGGACTCCACGGGAGGAACGGTGCTCTTCGCGATCGTCGCCGCGATCGCCTTCGCCACGATCCTCGCCGTCGTCGCGGGCATCACGCTCGCGTCCTCGGCGTCGGTGGCACACGACCTCTACGCCACGCTGCGGAAGCGGGGCGCGGACGCCAAGCAGTACAGCGAGGTCACCGTGGCGCGGGTCGCCGCGGCCGGCATCGGTGTGCTCGCTATCGGCCTCGGCCTGCTCGCCCGCGATCTGAACGTCGCGTTCCTGGTCGGCCTGGCCTTCGCCGTGGCTGCGTCGGCCAACCTCCCCGTACTGCTCTACTCGCTGTTCTGGCGGAACTTCACCACGCGCGGCGCCGTGTGGTCCGTGTACGGCGGCCTGGTGCCCGCGCTGCTGCTCGTGGTGTTGTCACCGGTGGTCTCCGGCAGTCCCACGTCGCTCTTCCCCGGCGTGGACTTCCAGTACTTCCCGCTGGAGAACCCGGGGCTCGTCTCCATTCCACTCGGCTTCCTCGCGGGCTGGCTGGGCACCGTGACCTCGGCCGAGCCGCCGGACGAGGCCAAGCACGCCGAGACGGAAGTACGCGCCCTCACCGGCGCCGGGGCCGTCTGA
- a CDS encoding citrate synthase, which yields MRDEEPAPAQQARRLSTKETAERLGVKPETVYAYVSRGQLSSRRKPDGRGSTFDPGEVDALARRNRRESAPSSGTNELSVRTRITLIEDDRYFFRGVDAAALAARHSYEEVAEWLWTGSLRSGARFAAPKESLAAARRAVGALPEHSSPVDRLRVAAVAAATADPLRYDLSEQSVLGAARSLIPTLAAALPLRNATYMDGQPIAQRLWGRLTYKRPDEASLRALDTALALLVDHDLAASTLAVRVAASARAHAYAAVSAGLGVLEGPLHGAASGLAHRMLLEVLERGSAGPVVADELRAGRRVPGLGHRLYKSEDPRAQALFACLEELPDAHPALEAARDVVATTARHTDLHANVDLALAVFTTSFGMAAEAGETIFAVGRTAGWIAHALEEYGERPLRMRPSGHYVGLRPPQPLPSPHGEE from the coding sequence ATGAGGGATGAAGAGCCGGCACCGGCGCAGCAGGCCCGCCGACTGAGCACCAAAGAGACCGCCGAACGGCTCGGCGTGAAGCCCGAGACCGTGTACGCGTACGTGAGCCGTGGGCAGCTCTCCAGCAGGCGGAAACCGGACGGCAGGGGCAGTACCTTCGACCCGGGTGAGGTCGACGCCCTCGCCCGTCGTAACAGGCGTGAGAGCGCGCCGAGTTCGGGCACGAACGAGCTGTCCGTCCGCACCCGGATCACCCTCATCGAGGACGACAGGTACTTCTTCAGGGGGGTCGACGCCGCGGCCCTCGCCGCCCGCCATTCGTACGAAGAGGTCGCGGAATGGCTGTGGACGGGATCACTGCGGTCCGGCGCCCGGTTCGCGGCACCCAAGGAGTCCCTCGCCGCTGCCCGCCGCGCAGTCGGCGCGCTGCCCGAACACAGCAGCCCCGTCGACCGGTTGCGGGTGGCGGCCGTCGCCGCCGCGACGGCGGACCCGCTGCGCTACGACCTCTCCGAGCAGTCCGTCCTCGGCGCCGCGCGCTCCCTGATCCCGACGCTCGCCGCCGCGCTGCCGCTGCGGAACGCCACCTACATGGACGGCCAGCCGATCGCGCAGCGCCTCTGGGGTCGACTGACGTACAAGAGGCCTGACGAGGCGTCACTGCGGGCTCTGGACACGGCACTTGCGCTCCTGGTCGACCACGACCTGGCCGCGTCCACGCTCGCCGTGCGGGTCGCGGCGTCGGCACGCGCCCACGCCTACGCGGCCGTCTCCGCGGGCCTGGGAGTCCTGGAGGGGCCGCTGCACGGCGCGGCCAGCGGGCTGGCCCACCGGATGCTCCTGGAGGTCCTGGAGCGGGGCAGCGCCGGGCCGGTGGTCGCCGACGAGCTGCGGGCCGGCCGCCGTGTCCCCGGGCTCGGCCACCGCCTCTACAAGAGCGAGGACCCGCGCGCCCAGGCCCTGTTCGCGTGCCTGGAGGAACTGCCGGACGCGCACCCCGCCCTGGAGGCGGCACGGGACGTCGTGGCGACGACCGCACGCCACACGGACCTGCACGCCAACGTGGACCTGGCGCTCGCCGTGTTCACCACGTCGTTCGGGATGGCCGCCGAGGCGGGCGAGACGATCTTCGCGGTCGGCCGCACCGCGGGCTGGATCGCGCACGCTTTGGAGGAGTACGGCGAACGTCCGCTCCGTATGCGCCCATCAGGCCACTACGTAGGCCTGCGTCCACCGCAGCCCCTGCCGTCACCACACGGCGAGGAGTGA
- a CDS encoding response regulator — protein MIEVLVVDDDIRVADVNAAYVAKVPGFRVVGTAHSAAEALERIEDVDVDLVLLDHYLPDETGLTVARTLRERGHQIDVIMVTAARDVATVQSAMRHGALQYLVKPFSFAGLRGKLEAYAQLRRTLDGGGEAEQAEVDRIFGALSATPAPELPKGHSPTTAELVRRAMMGAEGPLSAQELADRTRLSRQTAQRYLKLLERTGRVRLSLKYGDTGRPEHRYEWAAGL, from the coding sequence ATGATCGAGGTTCTGGTCGTGGACGACGACATACGTGTCGCCGACGTCAACGCCGCCTATGTGGCGAAGGTGCCCGGCTTCCGCGTGGTGGGCACGGCGCACAGTGCCGCCGAGGCGCTGGAACGTATCGAGGACGTCGATGTCGACCTCGTGCTCCTCGACCACTACCTGCCGGACGAGACGGGCCTCACCGTCGCCCGTACGCTGCGCGAACGCGGCCACCAGATCGACGTGATCATGGTGACCGCGGCGCGCGACGTGGCGACCGTGCAGTCCGCGATGCGCCACGGGGCCTTGCAGTACCTGGTCAAACCGTTCTCGTTCGCGGGTCTGCGCGGCAAGCTCGAGGCGTACGCGCAACTGCGGCGCACCCTCGACGGCGGGGGTGAGGCCGAGCAGGCGGAGGTCGACCGGATCTTCGGCGCGCTGTCGGCCACTCCCGCGCCCGAGCTGCCCAAGGGCCACTCCCCCACCACGGCCGAACTCGTCCGCAGGGCCATGATGGGCGCGGAAGGCCCGCTGTCCGCGCAGGAGTTGGCCGACCGCACTCGGCTCAGCCGCCAGACCGCCCAGCGCTATCTGAAGCTCCTGGAGCGCACGGGGCGGGTCCGGCTGAGCCTGAAGTACGGGGACACGGGGCGGCCCGAGCACCGCTACGAGTGGGCCGCCGGCCTCTGA
- a CDS encoding CobW family GTP-binding protein, which translates to MLSKVNPQQIPVVVLAGFLGSGKTTLLNHLLHRSGGTRIGAIVNDFGAIEIDAMAVAGQLGDSTVSLGNGCLCCAVDASELDLYLDKLTRPVNDRHAIDVIVIEASGIAEPQELVRMVLASENPRIVYGGLVEVVDAAEFDATREKHPEVERHLGIADLVVVNKADRVEEAERERVLSVARAAAARAAVVSASYGRVDPELLFDCRPTEERIGQLSFDDMHRHDDSSQPHTGHLHSAYESVAFTSDMPMDPRRLMDFLDRRSDGLYRIKGYVDFGTADVRNRYAVHAVGRFLRFYPEPWPAQEPRLTQLVLIGTDIDTEGLRKQLDACTSDAPHTVDEHSMWGVLRYVQDKEF; encoded by the coding sequence GTGTTGAGCAAGGTGAACCCGCAGCAGATCCCCGTCGTCGTCCTCGCGGGCTTCCTCGGATCAGGGAAGACCACCCTGCTCAACCACCTTCTGCACCGCAGCGGAGGCACCCGTATCGGCGCGATCGTCAATGACTTCGGGGCCATCGAGATCGACGCGATGGCGGTCGCGGGCCAGCTCGGTGACTCCACCGTGTCGCTCGGCAACGGCTGTCTGTGCTGCGCCGTGGACGCGAGTGAACTTGATCTGTATCTGGACAAGTTGACTCGTCCCGTCAATGACCGTCATGCCATCGACGTCATCGTGATCGAGGCGAGCGGCATCGCGGAACCGCAGGAACTGGTGCGCATGGTGCTCGCCAGCGAGAACCCGCGGATCGTGTACGGCGGCCTGGTCGAGGTCGTCGACGCCGCCGAGTTCGATGCCACGCGCGAGAAGCACCCGGAGGTGGAGCGGCACCTGGGGATCGCCGACCTCGTCGTGGTGAACAAGGCCGACCGCGTGGAGGAGGCCGAGCGGGAACGGGTGCTGAGTGTCGCGCGGGCGGCCGCGGCACGGGCCGCCGTCGTGTCCGCGTCGTACGGGCGCGTCGACCCCGAGCTGCTCTTCGACTGCCGCCCCACGGAGGAGCGGATCGGACAGTTGTCGTTCGACGACATGCACCGGCACGACGACTCCTCACAGCCGCACACCGGGCATCTGCACTCCGCCTACGAGAGCGTCGCGTTCACCTCGGACATGCCGATGGACCCGCGCCGGCTGATGGATTTCCTCGACCGCCGGTCCGACGGGCTGTACCGCATCAAGGGCTACGTCGACTTCGGCACCGCCGACGTCCGCAACCGGTACGCCGTGCACGCCGTCGGACGGTTCCTGCGGTTCTATCCCGAGCCGTGGCCCGCGCAGGAGCCCCGGCTGACGCAGCTCGTCCTCATCGGCACGGACATCGACACCGAAGGGCTCCGCAAGCAACTCGACGCCTGTACGAGCGACGCCCCGCACACCGTGGACGAGCACAGCATGTGGGGCGTTCTCCGCTACGTGCAGGACAAGGAGTTCTAG
- a CDS encoding DUF6082 family protein, translating to MTTQSYGAWRTVSAAVAGGIAGAAGLHLWQRFGRPARKSAAAERHRQARAHQQRMHWDLLTKALDDPSLAVVIDNYGQDLSPEKRRQFLYANLWYVQVFHLYDSGALTKREVFGRLRELFQSAYIRDYWEATRHHRASLDPRSTEAEMGRIADALFKELEDAETDEWWVVGEPPQA from the coding sequence ATGACCACACAGAGTTATGGAGCGTGGCGGACGGTGTCCGCCGCGGTCGCGGGCGGAATCGCAGGGGCCGCCGGCCTGCACCTCTGGCAGCGGTTCGGCCGCCCGGCCCGGAAGTCGGCCGCGGCCGAGCGGCACCGACAGGCACGTGCGCATCAGCAACGCATGCACTGGGATTTGCTGACCAAGGCCCTGGACGACCCGTCGCTGGCCGTCGTGATCGACAATTACGGCCAGGACCTCTCCCCGGAGAAGCGGCGTCAGTTCCTGTACGCCAACCTCTGGTACGTCCAGGTCTTCCACCTGTACGACTCCGGGGCGCTGACCAAACGCGAGGTCTTCGGACGCCTGCGGGAGCTCTTCCAGAGCGCGTACATCCGTGACTACTGGGAGGCGACCCGCCACCATCGCGCCTCGCTCGACCCGAGGTCCACGGAGGCGGAGATGGGGCGGATCGCCGACGCGCTCTTCAAGGAACTGGAGGACGCGGAGACGGACGAGTGGTGGGTGGTGGGCGAGCCACCCCAGGCGTGA
- a CDS encoding sucrase/ferredoxin-like family protein: MSTCATASQDLDEPLAGTAATARTWLLIEQSGPWGAKALTSSHLDPDVGRALEAAAEGTGVRVALIRRPGRHADFHAPTRHQVYVAHTAPGNAWLRSATVADPEALTRLDFASLGAGDHGGFGEPHGGAPLALVCTNGKRDRCCALLGRPLASELALSGEEGVWEVTHLGGHRFSPTLLVLPYGYAYGRATTADVKEVLEAVRSGRIVTEGCRGSSAWDRPGQAAELAVRQAASAFGADDLILVRTEAVGTDAPSWEVTVAHVDGRHWSVTVVQGASLPPRPESCGAALASPARMDVVAVREVPAA, translated from the coding sequence GTGAGTACGTGCGCGACCGCCTCGCAGGACCTGGACGAACCCCTCGCGGGCACCGCGGCCACCGCCCGGACCTGGCTGTTGATCGAGCAGTCCGGGCCGTGGGGCGCCAAGGCCCTGACCTCCAGCCATCTGGACCCTGACGTGGGCCGTGCGCTGGAGGCGGCCGCCGAGGGCACCGGAGTGCGTGTGGCGCTCATCCGGCGCCCCGGCCGGCATGCGGACTTCCACGCTCCGACCCGCCATCAGGTGTATGTGGCCCACACGGCTCCGGGTAACGCGTGGCTGCGGAGTGCCACGGTCGCCGACCCTGAAGCGCTGACGCGGCTCGACTTCGCTTCCTTGGGGGCGGGCGACCACGGCGGCTTCGGCGAGCCGCATGGAGGCGCCCCGCTCGCGCTCGTCTGCACGAACGGCAAGCGCGACCGCTGCTGCGCCCTGCTGGGACGTCCGCTCGCCTCCGAACTCGCCCTCTCCGGCGAAGAGGGCGTCTGGGAGGTCACGCACCTGGGCGGGCACCGTTTCTCCCCCACCTTGTTGGTGCTCCCGTACGGCTACGCCTATGGAAGGGCGACGACAGCCGACGTCAAAGAGGTTCTGGAGGCGGTGCGCTCGGGCCGGATCGTCACCGAGGGGTGCCGCGGCAGCTCCGCCTGGGACCGCCCGGGGCAGGCGGCGGAGCTCGCTGTGCGGCAGGCGGCCTCCGCGTTCGGCGCCGACGACCTGATCCTCGTACGGACGGAGGCGGTCGGGACCGACGCCCCTTCCTGGGAAGTGACCGTCGCCCACGTCGACGGCCGCCACTGGAGCGTGACGGTCGTCCAGGGGGCCTCGCTGCCTCCGCGCCCGGAGAGCTGCGGCGCCGCCCTGGCGTCTCCGGCCCGCATGGATGTCGTGGCTGTACGTGAGGTTCCCGCAGCGTAG
- a CDS encoding sensor histidine kinase has product MSAKPPSRRLRLAMPRRVFAQVLLMQVAIAAGVAVLATGLFLAPLGEQLDDQAMRRALAIAQTTAAQPRIAADLESSRPTADGPVQVDAERIRRASGAEYVVIMNNKGVRWSHTDRDRIGKVVSTDPSDALAGHEVMEIDDGTLGRSARGKVPLRGSDGAIVGAVSVGIEYDSVRARLIHAIPGLFAYAGGALAVGALAAYLISRRVQRQTRDLAFSDISALLAEREAMLHGIREGVVALDRTGRIRLLNDEAQRLLGLDAEAIGQPLDSVLGAGRTTDVLAGHVTGTDLLTVRGQRVLVANRMPTDDGGAVATLRDRTELEQLGRELDSTRGLIDALRAQDHEHANRMHTLLGLLELEMYEEAAEFVGEVADSHRFTAEQITEKIRDPLLAALLVGKATVAAERGVALGISRDTELPDRLVDPRGLVTIVGNLVDNALDAAAGTGLHARVEVVLRAQARTAVLRVRDTGPGVPADQREAVFMEGWSTKEPPAHGKRGIGLALVRRLAERQGGTAEVTASPSGGAEFVVVLPEALTDPVPSAAEEVR; this is encoded by the coding sequence ATGAGCGCGAAACCCCCCTCCCGCCGACTGCGCCTCGCGATGCCGCGACGCGTGTTCGCGCAGGTCCTGCTGATGCAGGTGGCGATCGCCGCCGGGGTCGCCGTGCTGGCCACGGGGCTCTTCCTGGCGCCGCTCGGCGAGCAGTTGGACGACCAGGCGATGCGCCGCGCCCTCGCCATCGCGCAGACCACGGCCGCGCAGCCGCGGATCGCCGCGGACCTGGAGTCATCCCGGCCGACGGCGGACGGGCCCGTACAGGTCGATGCGGAGCGGATCCGGCGGGCCAGCGGCGCCGAGTACGTCGTGATCATGAACAACAAGGGGGTCCGCTGGTCGCACACCGATCGCGACCGGATCGGAAAGGTCGTCTCCACGGACCCCAGCGACGCTCTCGCGGGGCACGAGGTCATGGAGATCGACGACGGCACCCTCGGGCGCTCCGCGCGCGGCAAAGTGCCGCTGAGGGGCTCGGACGGGGCCATCGTGGGCGCCGTCTCGGTGGGCATCGAGTACGACAGCGTGCGCGCACGCCTCATCCACGCGATCCCCGGCCTGTTCGCGTACGCGGGCGGAGCCCTCGCCGTGGGCGCGCTGGCCGCGTATCTGATCTCGCGACGGGTGCAGCGGCAGACGCGTGACCTGGCGTTCTCGGACATCTCCGCGCTGCTCGCCGAGCGCGAGGCGATGCTGCACGGCATCCGCGAGGGCGTCGTCGCCCTCGACCGGACCGGCCGGATACGCCTGCTCAACGACGAGGCCCAGCGGCTGCTCGGCCTGGACGCCGAGGCGATCGGGCAGCCGCTCGACTCCGTGCTCGGCGCGGGACGCACGACCGATGTGCTCGCGGGACACGTCACCGGCACCGATCTGCTGACCGTACGCGGCCAGCGCGTTCTGGTCGCCAACAGGATGCCCACGGACGACGGCGGCGCGGTGGCCACCCTGCGCGACCGCACGGAGCTGGAGCAACTGGGCCGCGAGCTCGACTCCACGCGCGGCCTCATCGACGCCCTGCGGGCTCAGGACCACGAGCACGCCAACCGGATGCACACGCTGTTGGGGCTCTTGGAGCTGGAGATGTACGAGGAGGCCGCGGAGTTCGTCGGCGAGGTGGCCGACTCCCACCGGTTCACGGCCGAGCAGATCACCGAGAAGATCCGGGATCCGCTGCTCGCGGCCCTGTTGGTGGGCAAGGCGACCGTGGCCGCGGAGCGCGGGGTGGCCCTCGGCATCTCGCGGGACACCGAGCTGCCCGACCGTCTGGTGGATCCGCGCGGCCTGGTCACGATCGTCGGCAACCTGGTGGACAACGCCCTGGACGCGGCGGCCGGTACGGGGCTCCACGCGCGCGTGGAGGTGGTGTTGCGGGCGCAGGCCCGTACAGCGGTCCTCCGTGTGCGCGACACAGGGCCGGGCGTGCCCGCCGATCAGCGGGAGGCCGTCTTCATGGAGGGGTGGTCGACCAAGGAGCCGCCCGCTCACGGCAAGCGCGGTATCGGCCTGGCCCTGGTGCGACGGCTCGCGGAGCGGCAGGGTGGCACGGCCGAGGTCACCGCGTCGCCTTCAGGGGGCGCCGAGTTCGTCGTGGTGCTGCCGGAAGCCCTCACCGATCCCGTACCGAGCGCGGCCGAGGAGGTCCGATGA
- a CDS encoding citrate synthase/methylcitrate synthase: MPINGTTAAPVADVPRGLAGVIVTDTALGDVRGREGFYHYRQYSAVDLAQTRGFEDVWHLMIHGELPDAPRSAAFARETAALRGLPDEVRAALPAIARAGAVSGPLAGLRTALSLFGASRGFRPVYDIDADRRRADTLAAAAVVPTMLTALHRLGEGLDPVEPREDLSYAANYLYMLTGSEPEPAHARAIEQYLISTIDHGFNASTFTGRVIASTGADVTACLVGAVGALSGPLHGGAPSRALDTLDAIGTPDRIDAWIRERVSAGDRIMGFGHPVYRTEDPRSRMLRGIAERFGGPLVEFAVEVERHVEAILAELKPGRELHTNVEFYAGVVMELCGLPRTMFTPTFAAARVVGWSANILEQAEDSKIIRPAARYVGTEPPVAVPVMP; this comes from the coding sequence ATGCCGATCAACGGGACCACTGCCGCCCCCGTCGCCGACGTACCGCGAGGGCTCGCGGGCGTCATCGTCACCGACACCGCACTCGGGGACGTCAGGGGGCGCGAGGGCTTCTACCACTACCGCCAGTACTCCGCCGTCGATCTCGCGCAGACCCGCGGATTCGAGGACGTCTGGCATTTGATGATCCACGGCGAGCTGCCCGACGCCCCCCGGTCGGCCGCCTTCGCGCGGGAGACGGCGGCACTGCGGGGCCTGCCCGACGAGGTGCGCGCGGCGCTCCCGGCGATCGCTCGCGCCGGAGCCGTGTCCGGACCGCTTGCGGGACTGCGCACCGCGCTCTCGCTGTTCGGCGCGTCCCGCGGTTTCCGTCCCGTCTACGACATCGACGCCGACCGGCGCCGCGCGGACACCCTCGCGGCCGCGGCCGTGGTCCCCACGATGTTGACGGCACTGCACCGGCTCGGTGAGGGCCTCGACCCCGTGGAGCCGCGCGAGGACCTCTCGTACGCGGCCAACTACCTCTACATGTTGACGGGTTCGGAGCCCGAACCCGCCCATGCGCGGGCCATCGAGCAGTACCTCATCTCAACCATTGATCACGGTTTCAATGCATCAACTTTCACCGGGCGCGTCATCGCGTCGACCGGAGCCGATGTCACGGCCTGTCTCGTCGGGGCGGTCGGTGCCCTCTCCGGGCCGCTGCACGGAGGGGCGCCCAGCCGTGCGCTGGACACGCTGGACGCGATCGGCACCCCGGACCGCATCGATGCCTGGATTCGCGAGCGCGTGTCGGCCGGTGACCGGATCATGGGGTTCGGGCACCCCGTCTACCGCACGGAGGACCCGCGTTCGCGCATGCTGCGCGGCATCGCGGAGCGGTTCGGCGGACCGCTCGTGGAGTTCGCCGTCGAGGTCGAACGGCACGTCGAGGCGATCCTGGCGGAGCTGAAGCCGGGCCGCGAACTGCACACGAACGTGGAGTTCTACGCCGGCGTGGTCATGGAGCTGTGCGGGCTGCCGCGCACGATGTTCACGCCCACGTTCGCGGCGGCCCGGGTCGTCGGCTGGAGCGCCAACATCCTTGAGCAGGCGGAGGATTCGAAGATCATCCGGCCTGCGGCGCGCTACGTCGGGACGGAGCCGCCGGTGGCGGTGCCTGTCATGCCGTGA